The genomic segment CCCGGTTCACCCAACCATCCCTCCAGGCTTTCCAGCACCGACAGCCCGCTCACCGGCAGCAGAAGGCGGGTATCTTCCCCGACGGGGTAAAACACCGCGTAGTCGGAGAGGTCAAAGACCGCTTCCCGGCGGGTAGAGGTGTTGGTAATCGTCACCGCGATCTCCACCACGCTCGATCCTTCGACAACCCGAACCAGGGCTTCAGTCAGGGTCTTGGTGAACATATCCCGCCCGTAGAGAAGCACCTCGGCCACCTCCGGGGTGTCCTTCACGATCTTATATTCGAGATCGAAGGGCTGGCGGTCCCGGGTATTCCAAGGTACCGAAAGATAATAGCCCCCAAACTCGACGCTGTGCAGAGCCCCCGGAAGCACCATGGGGTCCGGCCGGTACTGGCGGTAATACACCGGCAGTTCCGGCGCTTTCATGACATAATCGGACACGATCCGACCCCGGTTGGGTAAAAGGCGGACCAGGATCAGGTCGTTCTCGATTTCGATGATGTCCGGGACGGTTTTGGTGGTCTGTAGTTCGGCCACCGGGAGGACGTAGACATCGGTCAACACCCGGGTAGCGACCGCCGCCCCGACGGCTCCGGTGGTCGCCAGGACCAAGAGGATGGCCATAACCAGGGTTAATATTTGATTTTTCCAGGCCAAGGTAATCCCTCCTGTCCTTTATTCTTTCACCGCTCCAGCGGTAAATCCCTTGATAAAGTATCCCGATACCGGTAAAAAAAGCAAGAATACCGGGACCATGATCAGTATCGAACCGGCCAGTAACGGTCCCCACTCGATGTATTGCTCCGCGGTGAAGGTGGCCAGACCCAAGGGAGCGGTTCTTTTGAGACTGGAACCGATCAGGAGCAGGGCAAACAGATACTCTCCCCAGGAGGTAATGAAGGCATAGGCGCCGGCCGCGACCAGGCCTGGCGCAGCCAGGGGCAATATAATCCGGATAAAGATCCGGAAAAGGCTCGCCCCTTCCAGACTGGCCGATTCCTCCAGGTCCTTGGGAATGTTTTCAAAAAAAGAAACCAGCAACCAGGTACAGAATGGAGCAATCATGGCGGTGTAGACGATCACCAGACTCCATAGATTGTCATATAGTCCTACGGAGGTGAACATTCCGTGAATGGGTATCAACAAAACGATAGTGGGAAACACGTAAAACAAGAGCAGGAGTCTAGACAATAATCCGCTCTTCAGCCGTTTTCCCCGGGCGATTCCATAACCGCTGATCGAGGCTACCGTAAGGGATAAGGCGGTAGTAGCCAGGGAAACAAGTAAGCTATTCAGAAGAAAGCGGGGGAAATCCCGCACCGGGGTCCGGGCGAACAGGAGCGTCTCATAATTGCCCCAGGTTGCCTCCACCGGGAAAAACACGGCCCGGGCCATGATTTCTCGCAAAGGCTTGAACGAAGAAACAAAGATATAGAAAAACGGCCAGATCAGAAGCAACAGAACAACAATAATTACCATGAGGGCAATCAGGTTATTCACTCGTTTTGCCGTAAGACTGTTCACTGATGTAAACCTCGATTTCCATTCATTTTTTCGGGGTCAAAACCCGGAAGTAGACGATGCCGACGATCAAAAGAAGAATCGCGACAAACACAGCCATGGCCGAGGCCTCCCCCAGCCGAAAAGTGCGAAAGGCCGTGCGATAGATGAGGACCGGCAG from the Atribacteraceae bacterium genome contains:
- a CDS encoding carbohydrate ABC transporter permease; amino-acid sequence: MNSLTAKRVNNLIALMVIIVVLLLLIWPFFYIFVSSFKPLREIMARAVFFPVEATWGNYETLLFARTPVRDFPRFLLNSLLVSLATTALSLTVASISGYGIARGKRLKSGLLSRLLLLFYVFPTIVLLIPIHGMFTSVGLYDNLWSLVIVYTAMIAPFCTWLLVSFFENIPKDLEESASLEGASLFRIFIRIILPLAAPGLVAAGAYAFITSWGEYLFALLLIGSSLKRTAPLGLATFTAEQYIEWGPLLAGSILIMVPVFLLFLPVSGYFIKGFTAGAVKE